One part of the Cyclobacteriaceae bacterium genome encodes these proteins:
- a CDS encoding glycoside hydrolase family 3 C-terminal domain-containing protein: protein MRWLLARFVYNTLLAIALVFGSGAVIAQRFPFQDPALTSEQRAKDLITRLTLEEKAALMCDVSDAIPRLGIKKFNWWSEALHGLANNNDVTVFPEPIGMAASFNDELVYKIFNATSDEVRARYQEARRKGEENRRFLSLSVWTPNINIFRDPRWGRGQETYGEDPYLTSRMGVSVVRGLQGPEDSKYKKLLACAKHYAVHSGPEWSRHELNLNNIDPRDLWETYLPAFKSLVQEADVRQVMCAYQRLEDEPCCGSTRLLQNILRDQWGFKHLVVSDCGAIGDFYSSHHVSSTPVHAAAKGVLAGTDVECQWNNHNYKELPAAVERGLITEEEIDIRLMRVLIGRFDLGEMDDDELVPWTKIPASIINNDEHRKFALDMARESMTLLQNKNDILPLKKSNKRIAVIGPNANDAPMLWGNYNGRPVRTITILDGIVSKLSPDKIVYDKACDLVEDKVTESYFSKSSLEGKKGIKATYWNNGDRTGDIVATQQITDPIKLTTAGQHEFASGVKLLGFSGKYETEFEATQDEEIVFKFGATGYFALLVNGEKLVEYSNWRTLPSRHPYKVEKGKKYKIEVHYAQLNNWQANIEFNFGREVDVDFTDLINKLQGIDVVVFVGGLSTQLEGEEMPVSFPGFKGGDRTDIELPLVQRNCLNELKKAGKKVIFVNCSGSAIGLVPETQSSDAILQAWYGGESGGQAVADVLFGDYNPSGKLPITFYRDTTQLADFEDYSMKGRTYRFMSDALFPFGFGLSYTKFNIGKGRLTSNVIPTNGSTRLIVPVSNTGKMNGTEIVQVYVRKVNDVDGPLKTLRAFQRVTVAAGKTVEASLELPASSFEFFDRASGKMRIVPGEYEVLYGNSSDKMDLKVEKIKMQ, encoded by the coding sequence TTGAGATGGCTTCTAGCCAGGTTTGTTTACAACACATTACTTGCCATCGCATTAGTATTTGGTTCAGGTGCAGTGATTGCTCAAAGGTTTCCTTTTCAGGATCCAGCATTAACTTCTGAGCAACGAGCAAAAGATTTGATCACTCGACTAACGTTGGAAGAAAAGGCAGCATTGATGTGTGATGTATCAGACGCCATTCCGCGCCTGGGAATTAAAAAATTCAACTGGTGGAGTGAAGCCCTGCATGGTCTTGCAAACAACAATGATGTTACTGTTTTTCCGGAGCCGATAGGCATGGCTGCTTCTTTTAACGATGAATTGGTCTACAAAATATTTAACGCCACATCCGATGAAGTCCGTGCGCGCTACCAGGAAGCGAGGCGCAAAGGCGAAGAGAACAGACGTTTTCTCAGCCTTTCGGTTTGGACACCTAATATTAACATTTTCAGAGACCCGCGATGGGGCAGAGGTCAGGAGACCTATGGTGAAGATCCATACCTGACTTCGCGCATGGGTGTTTCCGTGGTACGGGGCTTGCAAGGCCCTGAAGATTCGAAGTATAAAAAGTTGCTGGCCTGTGCGAAACACTATGCTGTACACTCGGGTCCGGAGTGGAGCCGTCATGAACTCAATCTTAACAATATTGATCCGAGGGACTTGTGGGAAACCTATCTTCCTGCTTTTAAGTCGCTGGTGCAAGAAGCTGATGTGCGCCAGGTGATGTGCGCTTATCAGCGGTTAGAGGATGAGCCGTGTTGTGGAAGCACGCGATTGTTGCAGAACATTCTCCGTGACCAATGGGGATTTAAGCATCTTGTTGTGTCTGATTGCGGAGCGATTGGGGATTTTTATTCCAGTCATCATGTTTCATCTACACCGGTTCATGCTGCGGCTAAAGGTGTGTTGGCAGGAACCGATGTTGAATGCCAATGGAATAACCATAATTATAAAGAGCTACCTGCGGCTGTTGAAAGAGGTTTAATCACCGAAGAGGAAATTGATATTCGCCTGATGCGTGTTTTAATCGGTCGGTTTGATTTGGGTGAAATGGATGATGACGAGCTGGTACCCTGGACCAAAATTCCCGCTTCCATTATTAATAATGACGAGCACCGAAAATTCGCCCTGGATATGGCACGGGAGTCCATGACACTTCTTCAAAATAAGAATGACATCCTGCCCTTAAAAAAATCCAATAAGCGAATTGCGGTAATCGGACCGAATGCAAATGATGCCCCTATGCTGTGGGGTAATTATAATGGACGCCCGGTGCGTACCATAACCATTCTGGATGGTATCGTTTCAAAATTATCGCCCGATAAAATAGTGTATGATAAGGCGTGCGACCTGGTAGAGGATAAAGTAACAGAGAGCTACTTTTCGAAATCATCGCTTGAGGGTAAGAAAGGAATCAAGGCTACTTACTGGAATAATGGTGATCGAACGGGTGATATCGTAGCCACTCAACAGATCACTGATCCGATTAAATTAACTACCGCAGGCCAGCATGAATTTGCATCAGGTGTTAAGCTACTTGGTTTTTCGGGAAAATATGAAACGGAGTTTGAAGCAACTCAGGATGAAGAGATCGTTTTCAAGTTTGGCGCCACCGGGTATTTCGCTTTGCTGGTTAATGGTGAAAAGCTGGTAGAGTATAGCAATTGGCGAACACTGCCATCACGCCATCCTTACAAAGTTGAGAAAGGAAAGAAATATAAGATAGAGGTTCACTATGCTCAGTTAAACAACTGGCAGGCTAACATTGAATTTAATTTTGGCAGAGAGGTAGATGTTGATTTCACCGATCTCATTAATAAACTGCAAGGTATTGATGTGGTTGTGTTTGTGGGGGGGCTATCAACCCAACTGGAGGGAGAAGAGATGCCGGTATCCTTTCCGGGATTTAAAGGTGGCGATCGCACCGATATAGAACTGCCACTTGTGCAACGCAATTGCCTGAATGAATTGAAGAAAGCAGGGAAGAAAGTGATTTTTGTAAACTGTTCCGGTTCGGCTATCGGGTTAGTGCCTGAAACGCAGAGTTCTGATGCAATACTTCAAGCATGGTACGGAGGTGAATCGGGAGGACAAGCTGTAGCCGATGTTTTGTTTGGTGACTATAATCCATCAGGAAAACTTCCTATAACATTTTATAGAGACACTACACAATTGGCAGATTTTGAAGACTATTCCATGAAGGGACGTACCTATCGCTTCATGTCCGATGCACTCTTTCCGTTCGGTTTTGGATTAAGCTATACAAAATTCAACATTGGTAAGGGTAGGCTTACATCGAATGTGATTCCAACGAACGGGTCTACACGATTGATTGTACCTGTATCGAATACAGGCAAAATGAACGGAACAGAAATCGTACAGGTGTATGTGCGTAAGGTAAACGATGTTGATGGTCCGCTAAAAACATTACGGGCATTTCAACGTGTTACGGTTGCTGCCGGCAAAACTGTAGAAGCCTCACTAGAACTTCCTGCTTCTTCCTTTGAGTTCTTTGACCGGGCAAGTGGTAAGATGAGGATAGTTCCTGGAGAGTACGAGGTGTTGTATGGGAACAGTTCAGATAAAATGGATCTGAAAGTTGAAAAGATTAAAATGCAATAG
- a CDS encoding glycoside hydrolase family 127 protein produces the protein MKQVIFSGLIFVLIACSSQKKKSDESIELFSLDKVKLLDGPFKEAQQTDLKYILELDADKLLAPFLIDAGLEPIKPGYGNWEGTGLNGHIGGHYLSALAMMYSATRNDSIKKRLDYAIDWLEKCQQANGNGYVGGIPNGKRIWEEISAGEIQAESFSLNGGWVPLYNIHKIFAGLKDAYVYTSNEKALLMWKNLSDWWINTTKQLTEEQFQLMLKSEHGGINEVFADLFSIEGDSIYLEMARKMSHSLILDPLLNEHDSLTGLHANTQIPKVVGFLKAGMFSGDTSWTSASDFFWKTVAQNRSIAFGGNSVREHFNPIDNFSSMLESEQGPETCNTYNMLRLTKGLWEISGLSSYIDFYERALYNHILSSQHPGGGFVYFTPIRPNHYRVYSQPHQGMWCCVGSGMENHAKYGEIIYAHRGDDVLVNLFIASELDWSENEIHIKQSTRFPFEEESTLLLKISKPKKFNVLIRVPNWIAGGKLLVSINDEEPTEFPSENGYAVVNRTWYDGDKVAVKLPMKITTEQLPDKSSWVSFLYGPVVLVAKTDTTALDGLFADDSRMGHVAGGRKYPLENTPVLIGSPENLSQKLTAQIGEESLVVSMTGLALPESYRNLKLTPFYQIHGARYIMYWPYSDSTQ, from the coding sequence TTGAAGCAAGTCATATTTTCAGGATTAATCTTTGTGTTGATTGCATGTTCATCACAAAAGAAAAAATCAGACGAAAGTATTGAGCTGTTCTCACTCGATAAAGTAAAATTGCTTGATGGTCCATTCAAGGAAGCTCAACAAACCGATCTCAAGTATATTCTTGAACTGGATGCCGACAAGTTATTGGCACCATTTCTAATTGATGCTGGGCTCGAACCTATAAAACCCGGCTATGGCAATTGGGAGGGTACAGGACTGAACGGACATATCGGAGGGCATTATCTGTCGGCATTGGCTATGATGTACAGTGCTACAAGAAATGATTCAATCAAAAAGCGACTTGACTACGCCATCGACTGGCTGGAGAAATGCCAGCAAGCCAATGGCAACGGTTATGTAGGTGGTATTCCAAATGGGAAAAGGATATGGGAAGAAATTTCTGCAGGAGAAATCCAGGCTGAATCCTTTTCGCTTAATGGCGGATGGGTTCCGTTGTATAACATTCATAAAATTTTTGCAGGACTCAAGGATGCTTATGTATACACAAGCAATGAGAAAGCGTTATTGATGTGGAAGAATCTTTCTGATTGGTGGATCAATACGACAAAACAGCTTACTGAAGAACAGTTTCAATTGATGCTTAAGAGTGAGCATGGTGGCATAAACGAAGTATTTGCCGACCTGTTCAGTATTGAAGGCGATTCCATCTACCTGGAAATGGCGAGGAAAATGTCGCATAGTCTTATTCTTGATCCATTACTTAACGAGCACGATTCCCTTACCGGCCTTCATGCCAATACACAAATTCCTAAAGTGGTTGGTTTTTTGAAAGCTGGTATGTTTTCCGGAGATACTTCATGGACGAGTGCATCTGATTTTTTCTGGAAGACCGTTGCACAAAACCGATCTATTGCCTTTGGTGGCAACAGTGTACGGGAGCATTTTAATCCCATTGATAATTTTTCATCCATGCTGGAATCGGAACAAGGCCCAGAAACCTGCAATACCTACAACATGCTTCGTCTTACAAAGGGACTCTGGGAAATTTCAGGCCTTTCATCCTACATCGATTTTTACGAACGGGCCCTGTACAATCATATTTTATCCTCACAACATCCAGGTGGGGGCTTTGTATACTTTACCCCAATCCGACCGAATCATTATCGTGTGTATTCACAGCCGCATCAGGGCATGTGGTGTTGTGTGGGGTCAGGAATGGAAAACCACGCCAAGTATGGTGAAATAATCTATGCCCATCGTGGTGATGATGTTTTGGTAAACCTTTTTATAGCTTCTGAACTCGACTGGAGTGAAAATGAAATTCATATTAAACAGTCAACCCGTTTTCCTTTTGAAGAAGAGAGCACGCTGTTGTTGAAAATCAGCAAACCGAAAAAGTTTAACGTATTGATCCGTGTACCGAATTGGATTGCTGGCGGTAAGTTGTTGGTAAGCATTAATGATGAGGAACCAACAGAGTTTCCTTCTGAGAATGGGTACGCTGTTGTTAACAGAACCTGGTATGATGGTGATAAGGTAGCTGTGAAACTTCCAATGAAGATTACTACAGAGCAGCTCCCTGACAAGTCATCGTGGGTATCATTTCTCTATGGTCCGGTTGTTCTCGTGGCTAAAACAGATACAACAGCGCTTGATGGCTTATTCGCTGACGATAGTCGGATGGGTCATGTGGCCGGTGGTAGAAAGTATCCTTTGGAGAATACACCAGTGTTGATTGGTTCACCGGAAAACCTTTCGCAAAAACTTACTGCACAGATTGGCGAAGAATCACTTGTTGTTTCAATGACAGGCTTGGCTTTACCTGAATCGTATCGAAACTTAAAACTTACTCCTTTTTATCAAATACATGGTGCCCGGTACATCATGTATTGGCCCTATTCGGATTCGACACAATAG
- the araA gene encoding L-arabinose isomerase, protein MNTLKHYEVWFITGSQHLYGDQVLRNVATHAEEIAKSFDCNSTVPVSIKYKAVVKTPDEILKVFRQANNEAKCIGLVLWMHTFSPAKMWINSLKILNKPFVHLHTQYNAEIPWSEIDMDFMNENQSAHGDREFGFMVSRMRKRRKVIVGHWKDPQTILQLANWTRVAAGWHAFQHTRVARIGDNMREVAVTEGDKVEAQIQWGLSVNGYGVGDLVKFVDEVSDQDTAKLVKEYIDTYEVSASVKSSQSLKDAARIELGLRAFMNNGNFHAFTDTFENLHGLKQLPGISSQRLMQNGFGFGAEGDWKTAALLRAVKVMDQGLAGGSSFMEDYTYNFQNGSSTVLGAHMLEICPSIANGKPRCEVHPLSIGGKEDPARLVFDVDSGPAINVSLIDLGNRFRLLVNEVEAVRPEHDLPKLPVARVLWKPYPDLNRAAQAWILAGGAHHTVFSKAITTQFIEDFADMAGIELVIIDKDTNMREFNEKLKWNEVYYHIFQHHC, encoded by the coding sequence ATGAATACCTTGAAACACTATGAGGTTTGGTTTATCACCGGCAGCCAGCATTTGTATGGCGACCAGGTGCTGCGCAATGTTGCTACGCATGCTGAAGAGATCGCCAAATCGTTCGACTGCAATTCTACAGTTCCGGTAAGTATAAAGTACAAGGCTGTTGTTAAAACACCTGACGAAATTTTAAAGGTTTTCCGACAAGCGAACAACGAAGCGAAGTGCATCGGGCTTGTGCTTTGGATGCATACCTTCTCACCCGCCAAAATGTGGATCAACAGCTTGAAAATTTTAAACAAGCCGTTTGTTCACCTGCACACCCAATACAATGCTGAAATTCCGTGGAGTGAAATCGACATGGATTTTATGAATGAAAACCAATCCGCCCATGGCGACCGTGAATTTGGTTTTATGGTGAGCCGCATGCGCAAAAGAAGAAAGGTAATTGTTGGGCATTGGAAAGATCCGCAAACCATTTTACAACTTGCCAACTGGACACGCGTTGCTGCGGGCTGGCATGCCTTTCAACATACACGCGTGGCGCGCATTGGCGACAACATGCGCGAAGTTGCTGTTACAGAAGGCGATAAAGTAGAAGCACAGATCCAATGGGGTCTTTCGGTGAATGGTTATGGTGTGGGTGATCTTGTAAAATTTGTAGACGAAGTTTCTGATCAGGATACAGCAAAGCTTGTAAAAGAATACATCGATACCTATGAAGTTTCAGCATCGGTAAAATCAAGCCAGTCATTGAAAGATGCCGCGCGTATTGAGTTGGGGCTTCGTGCATTTATGAACAATGGAAACTTCCATGCCTTTACCGATACGTTCGAAAATCTTCACGGCCTTAAACAACTTCCGGGAATTTCATCACAACGTTTAATGCAGAATGGATTTGGTTTTGGCGCTGAGGGCGATTGGAAAACCGCTGCATTGTTGCGTGCTGTCAAAGTAATGGATCAGGGACTTGCAGGTGGAAGTTCGTTTATGGAGGACTACACTTATAATTTCCAAAACGGAAGCTCCACAGTTTTAGGTGCACACATGCTTGAAATTTGCCCTTCCATAGCAAATGGAAAACCGCGTTGCGAAGTTCATCCATTAAGTATTGGGGGAAAAGAAGATCCCGCAAGGTTAGTGTTCGATGTGGATTCAGGTCCGGCTATAAATGTGTCGCTCATTGATCTTGGCAACAGGTTCAGGTTATTGGTGAATGAGGTGGAGGCTGTGCGGCCCGAACATGATCTTCCTAAACTTCCTGTGGCAAGAGTATTGTGGAAACCCTATCCCGACCTTAATCGTGCGGCACAAGCGTGGATACTGGCAGGAGGTGCGCATCATACGGTATTCAGTAAAGCCATTACAACTCAATTTATTGAAGACTTCGCTGACATGGCTGGTATTGAGCTGGTGATTATTGATAAGGACACCAATATGCGCGAGTTCAATGAAAAGCTAAAGTGGAATGAAGTCTACTACCACATCTTTCAACATCACTGTTAA
- a CDS encoding galactose mutarotase — MRKSTKSTLVFALLFVFVLACDTKKKSAQSVQRGSFGVMPDGTAIEQYTLTNANGIEMKVITYGGIITSLKLPDRDGKFADVVLGYDNLEGYLEQNPYFGAIIGRYGNRIAKGTFTLDSVQYELAQNNIGNHLHGGNVGYDKVVWNAESISTENTVGLKLTYRSKDMEEGYPGNLDITVNYILGDDNTLTFEYFATTDKKTIVNLTNHAYYNLTGMPGDILGHELVINASEYLPVDSTLIPLQPESVQGTPFDFTKSKTIGRDIEADHVQLKNGGGYDHCWIINKSGDALNFAASLFDPGSGRFMEIFTTEPGIQFYSGNFLDGTITGKGGVVYNYRTGLCLETQHYPDSPNRPDFPTTTLNPGEEYRTKTVTKFSIK, encoded by the coding sequence ATGAGAAAAAGTACAAAAAGTACACTGGTATTTGCTCTGCTTTTTGTTTTCGTGCTTGCCTGCGATACGAAAAAGAAATCAGCACAATCTGTTCAACGCGGTTCCTTTGGAGTAATGCCTGATGGCACGGCAATAGAGCAATACACGCTGACCAATGCCAATGGTATTGAAATGAAAGTGATTACCTATGGCGGAATTATCACCTCGCTGAAATTACCAGACCGTGATGGAAAGTTTGCTGATGTGGTATTGGGGTATGATAATCTCGAAGGTTACCTGGAGCAAAATCCATACTTCGGTGCGATCATTGGTCGCTATGGAAATCGTATCGCAAAGGGAACGTTCACGCTTGATTCCGTTCAATATGAATTGGCACAAAACAATATCGGCAACCACCTGCACGGAGGTAATGTTGGATATGATAAAGTAGTCTGGAATGCCGAATCAATTTCTACAGAAAATACAGTTGGATTAAAGCTAACGTACAGAAGCAAGGATATGGAGGAAGGCTATCCGGGAAACCTTGATATTACCGTTAACTACATATTGGGTGATGACAACACATTAACATTTGAATATTTTGCTACAACGGATAAGAAGACCATTGTAAACCTGACCAATCATGCTTACTATAACTTAACCGGAATGCCTGGGGATATACTAGGGCATGAGTTGGTTATCAATGCCAGTGAATACTTGCCCGTTGACAGTACGTTAATTCCCTTACAGCCGGAAAGTGTGCAAGGAACTCCTTTTGATTTTACTAAATCAAAAACTATTGGCAGGGACATTGAAGCAGACCATGTTCAATTAAAAAATGGTGGTGGCTATGATCATTGCTGGATTATTAATAAATCTGGTGATGCTCTAAACTTTGCTGCTTCATTGTTTGATCCGGGTAGTGGCCGCTTCATGGAAATATTCACTACCGAGCCGGGTATCCAGTTTTATTCAGGAAATTTTCTTGATGGAACAATAACCGGAAAAGGTGGTGTGGTTTACAATTACAGAACAGGGCTCTGCCTGGAAACGCAACATTATCCCGATTCACCGAATCGTCCTGACTTCCCTACCACTACACTGAATCCTGGCGAAGAATACAGAACTAAGACGGTCACGAAATTTTCCATTAAGTAA
- a CDS encoding ribulokinase, which translates to MKTNYVIGLDFGTDSVRAVLVDAGNGTTLATHVHWYKRWREGKYCDAAQSMFRQHILDHLEGIESTITAVVKTSGIDRSSIRGICIDTTGSSPVPVDEHGVALCLKPEFEHNPNAMMVLWKDHTAIKEAEEINQLARSWGGIDYTRFEGGIYSSEWFWAKILHIIREDEKVKNAAVSWMEHCDLMTYILTGSTDLKSFKRSRCAAGHKAMWHESWIGLPDEKFLEQLDPTFKALRKNLYEDTYTSDQVAGKLSDEWAKKLGLTTDTILAVGTFDAHAGAVGAEVEEYTLVRVMGTSTCDIIVSPEGKVSDTVKGICGQVNGSVIPGMIGLEAGQSAFGDMLAWFRDIVAWPIDNLSSVSVTDREKLNDEIITALSLQAEKLPISESAPLALDWINGRRTPDANQALKTAIINLSLGTNAPAIFRALIEAICFGSRKIVDRFKEEGVEIKSVVGVGGVAKKSPFIMQTLADVLNMPIKVASSDQAPALGAAMYAATAAGLYGSVTQASKAMSNGFEKIYQPNAKNVSVYTKMYKTYCQLGDYIEGSINH; encoded by the coding sequence ATGAAAACGAATTACGTAATAGGATTGGACTTTGGTACAGATTCGGTAAGGGCTGTTCTGGTAGACGCTGGCAATGGAACAACATTGGCCACGCACGTCCATTGGTACAAGCGTTGGCGTGAAGGAAAGTATTGCGATGCGGCTCAATCCATGTTTCGGCAACACATTCTGGATCACCTTGAAGGGATTGAATCAACCATTACGGCAGTGGTGAAGACTTCCGGTATTGATCGGAGTTCGATAAGGGGAATATGCATCGACACTACTGGTTCTTCTCCTGTGCCGGTTGATGAACATGGCGTTGCTTTGTGCCTGAAGCCGGAATTCGAACATAACCCCAATGCCATGATGGTGTTATGGAAAGATCACACCGCCATTAAGGAAGCAGAAGAAATAAATCAACTGGCAAGAAGTTGGGGTGGAATTGACTACACGAGATTTGAAGGTGGCATTTATTCATCGGAATGGTTCTGGGCGAAAATTCTTCACATTATCCGGGAAGATGAAAAGGTGAAAAATGCCGCAGTCTCCTGGATGGAGCATTGCGATTTGATGACCTACATCCTTACAGGAAGTACCGATTTGAAATCTTTTAAGCGAAGCAGGTGTGCAGCCGGACACAAAGCCATGTGGCATGAAAGCTGGATCGGCTTACCTGATGAAAAATTTCTGGAACAACTTGATCCAACATTTAAAGCGTTACGAAAAAATCTTTATGAAGATACCTATACTTCCGATCAGGTTGCAGGAAAACTTTCAGATGAGTGGGCGAAGAAACTTGGGCTTACAACGGATACAATTTTAGCTGTCGGAACATTTGATGCGCATGCCGGTGCGGTTGGTGCAGAAGTGGAAGAATATACCTTGGTACGTGTGATGGGTACTTCAACTTGCGACATTATTGTTTCACCCGAAGGAAAAGTGAGTGATACGGTAAAGGGAATCTGTGGCCAGGTAAATGGTTCAGTCATTCCTGGTATGATTGGTCTGGAAGCTGGGCAATCGGCCTTTGGCGATATGCTGGCGTGGTTCCGTGATATCGTTGCATGGCCAATTGACAATCTTTCTTCGGTGTCGGTTACCGACAGAGAAAAACTCAATGACGAAATCATTACTGCGCTATCACTTCAAGCTGAAAAGCTTCCGATCAGTGAATCAGCACCATTAGCACTGGATTGGATCAATGGCCGAAGAACGCCCGATGCCAACCAGGCATTGAAAACGGCAATCATCAATCTTAGTTTAGGTACGAACGCGCCTGCAATATTTCGTGCACTTATTGAAGCCATTTGTTTCGGTTCCAGGAAAATTGTAGACCGTTTTAAGGAAGAAGGTGTTGAAATAAAATCGGTAGTAGGAGTGGGGGGAGTTGCCAAAAAATCTCCCTTCATCATGCAGACGTTAGCCGATGTATTAAACATGCCCATTAAAGTAGCTTCTTCTGATCAAGCCCCTGCATTGGGTGCAGCCATGTATGCGGCAACAGCTGCCGGATTGTATGGTAGTGTTACACAAGCGAGCAAAGCCATGAGCAATGGTTTTGAAAAAATTTATCAGCCCAATGCTAAAAATGTTTCTGTATATACGAAGATGTACAAAACCTATTGCCAGCTTGGGGATTACATTGAGGGAAGTATTAACCATTGA
- a CDS encoding L-ribulose-5-phosphate 4-epimerase has protein sequence MSDFRDLKEKCYEANMKLPELQLVIYTFGNVSATDRRKGVFAIKPSGVAYDVLKADDMVIVDFDNNIIEGSMRPSSDTKTHAFLYKHWKEIGGICHTHSTYSVSWAQAQRDIPIMGTTHADYLTHDIPCAAPMSDELIKGDYEYNTGQQILDCFAEKKLDYKEVEMILIGNHGPFTWGKDAEKAVFNSKLLEELARMAYITLSINPDAPRLKDALIEKHYQRKHGKDAYYGQK, from the coding sequence ATGTCAGATTTTCGCGACCTTAAGGAAAAGTGCTATGAAGCAAACATGAAATTGCCGGAGTTGCAACTGGTAATCTATACGTTTGGTAACGTGAGCGCTACCGACCGTAGGAAAGGTGTGTTTGCCATTAAGCCGAGTGGCGTTGCATATGATGTACTTAAGGCGGATGATATGGTTATTGTTGATTTTGATAACAACATTATCGAAGGCTCTATGCGCCCATCATCCGATACCAAAACACATGCGTTTTTGTATAAGCATTGGAAAGAAATCGGTGGGATTTGTCATACACATTCAACGTATTCCGTTTCGTGGGCACAGGCTCAGCGCGATATCCCCATTATGGGTACAACCCATGCCGATTATCTTACTCATGATATTCCTTGTGCTGCCCCGATGAGTGATGAACTGATCAAAGGCGATTACGAGTACAACACCGGTCAGCAAATACTGGATTGCTTTGCTGAGAAGAAACTGGATTACAAGGAAGTGGAGATGATCTTGATCGGTAATCATGGTCCGTTTACCTGGGGCAAAGATGCCGAAAAGGCTGTATTCAATTCAAAGCTACTCGAAGAACTCGCGCGCATGGCATACATCACCTTATCCATTAACCCGGACGCCCCTCGTTTGAAGGACGCCCTGATCGAAAAACACTATCAACGAAAACACGGTAAAGACGCCTACTATGGGCAAAAGTAA